Below is a genomic region from Candidatus Fermentibacter sp..
CTTCAACCGGAAGCTCGGGGTCAGACTACCGTTATAACCGCCCTCGCATAGCCTTGCGGCCCCGTATGTTACAGCCATAGTCATTTTACAGGTTATCCTGTGAAGATAAGCGACATCCGCGTTAACACCGGTGGTGTCATAGCAGATTCAAGCGCATCATCATCTTGTGAAGAGGAGGGGTGTGTTGCCCCACCCCTATCTTCTCTTCGGAGCCTGGTAACCTAGTCGCCCAGTATCATCAGCCTCTGAGTCGCCGCCCTCGTTTCTTCGCCATACCAGACGAAGTAGCATTCCGGTGTTATGCAATTACTTGTGGATGTCATGGCATCCTGGGCACATACTCTCCCGACTGGATGTCCCAGTTCATAAACACCTTAACTCGATCTGCTTCATGGTTCCAGCGACATATTGTGACATTTCATCCAAATCATGTTTGCGCACAACCGTCTTATTGTTGTACTGCATTGAGATGCCGCTGCATCTGAATCGCCTGTTCCTGCAGCCGCAGGAACAGGCAGGCACGTCAGAAGTCCGCCACTCTGCGGATTCGTGAATGGCGGACTGCGAAAGTGCCGGCTTGCACCATCCTGCCGGCTCCGCTGGGAACCGGCAGAGCTACGGACGCCATGGCTTTCGTCATGGTCTCTCGCATGTTTGCTCCGCAAACATGCTGGCGAGCCTTCATTTCCGCTGACGCGGAAATGCTCTCCGGCCCTCCCATTGCCCGCCATGCAGATGAATCAGGATAATGGCGGGCAACTGACGGGCTCTTCATTTCCGCTGACGCGGAAATGAAGGGATCAGGAGCGGCGGCGGGGGATCAGGCAGACCGCGGTCGAGAGGACGACGAGGGCCAGGCCTGCGAAGAAAGCAGCTGAAGGCCTCTCCCCCGTCAGCGCGGCCGAGAATCCCGTGGCGAGCACCGGCTTCAGGAAGAAGATCAGCGACGCGGCCGAGACCGGCATCGCCTTCAGGGCGCGGAAGAACGTGAGATAACCCGCGCCGCTCACCAGCACGCCGAGGTGCGCGAACCGCAGCAGGTCGGCCGTACCGGCGCCCGAGAGATCTCGCGGCACGAGATCCCTGCCGGTGGCCGCCATGAAGACCGCCAGGGCGGCGACGCCGGCGGCGAACGACACCAGGTTGGCGGTGACGGGGCTGACCACTCCCGACACCTTCTTGCCGATGATCGTGTACGATGCGAAGGCAACAGCGCCGATGAGGGCGTAGACCGGCCCGGCCAGCCCTCCCCCGGGCGCGGCGGCCGAGACCAGCGCCACGCCGGCGAACGCGGCGGCGAAGGCCGCCGTCCTGATCCACGAGAACCTCTCCCAGCCGAGCGCCACCGAGGCCGCCAGGACGATGACCGGGTGTATGCAGAACACCGTTGCCGCCGTCGCGGGCGTGGCGTGGAGAACGGCGAGCTGCAGCAGCGACATGCTCAGGAAGGTGTTGAGCACCCCCATCGAGCAGAGCAGCAGCAGGGTCCTCCTGCCGAGCGTCCTGAACTCCAGGAGCCTGCCGCGGAATGCGGCGAAGACGACGAGCACGAGTATGCCGCAGAGGAACCGGCAGAAGGTGAGGGAGAACGGGTCGAAGAGGCCCATGAGGGGCTTCGATACCGCCTCCATCGAGCTCCAGACCACGAGGGTGATCAGAAACCAGACCAGTTCCTCACCTCCGGAGGCGGAACCTCACGCCGGGGCAGGACAGGCCGCGGGGCGGATCCCTTCAGGTCTGCGCCCCCGGCGGATCAGCGGCGGACACAGTCTACCGAATACCTGAAGTAGCCGCTCTCGGTCTTCCTCACCCTCGCGCCGTGCACCTCGCCCTCGAAACCCGGGAAGCGGTTGTGGAACTCCTGCAGGATCTCGAGGTACTCGAGCACCGGGCTGTCGGAGGCGCCGAACTCCTCCCCCGGCATGACCAGAGGGATGCCGGGCGGGTAGGGCACCACGGTGACCGCAGAGATCCTTCCGGCGAGGTGGGAGATCGAGACCTCCTCGACCTCGCCCGAGACCAGGCAGCCGTAGGCCTCGTCCGGCAGCATCCTCTGCACGGGCAGGCCGCCGAAGATCGCCGTCAGGACGCTCGAGATCGTCTTGTCCTTGAGGAAGTCGTGCATCTCCTGCACGAGGTCGCGCACGGTGCGGCCGGAATAGCTGACCGAGAACTGGTCGGTGAGCGTGGGGAACACCTGCGAGAGCCTGAAGTCCTCGTCGTAGGCCTCGCGGAAGTCGAAAAGCTCGGCCAGCAGGGTGCCGGACTTGCCCTTGGTTATCCCGAGCGTGAAGAGCACCAGCAGGCTGTAGAAGCCCGTCTTCTCCACGACGATCCCGCGCTCGCGGAGGAACCTCGCCACTATCCCGGCCGGTATCCCGAAGTCAGTCATCCGCCCGTCGGGGCCTATCCCCGGCGTGGTGATGGTCACCTTCAGGGGATCGAGCATGACGTAGTCACGGGAGATGTCGCTGAAGCCGTGCCACTTGGCGGAGGGATCGAGCTTCCAGCAGTCGGGGTCTGCCACGAGCCTCTTGTCGTCGACCTGCCCGAGATCCACGAGCCTCCTGGCCGACGGCTTCTTCGGGTCCGGCTCGAAGACCTCGTCGGGCTCCCAGATCCCGAACCACCAGCCCCCGGGGCCCCCGCCGCGCACCTGCTGGTCGATGTGCTCCATCTTAAGCCTGAACACGACGGCCTCCTCGAGAGCCTCCTCGACGAGCATCTTGCCCATGCCGCCCTCCATCATCCTCGCCGCGACGTCGAGAGAGGCGACGATCGAGTAGAGGGGCGAGGTCGAGGAGTGCATCATGTAGGCCTCGTTGAACCTGTCGTGGTTGAACTCGCGGCCGCCCTCCTTGATGTGGAGCATCGAGCCCTGGGAGATTGCCGCGAGCACCTTGTGCGAGGACTGCGAGGCGAAGACCGTCAGCCCGTGGTCCGCGTCGCCCTGGTACATGCCGTACCTCTCGCGGTAGAGGTCGTGGAACCGGGCGTAGGCGTACCAGGCCTCGTCGAAGAGCACGTTGTCGCAGACCCCGTCCAGCATGTCCTTCACCAGCTCTGTGTTGTAGCAGAGCCCGTCGTAGGTGGAG
It encodes:
- a CDS encoding Orn/Lys/Arg decarboxylase N-terminal domain-containing protein, which translates into the protein MDLYSEFPVLFIDNDLMGSTANSRAVRAIVDALQDEHINVLEAPTCSDAEVHLRSLAKIGCILLDWELDCSGNPEYDSTATMVRKITDKSMEIPLFLITDKLSVADIPLEVMKRIDGYIWALEDTPDFIAGRIERDLRQYVDNLMPPFLKALYSYVQSYRYSWHTPGHMGGVAFLKSPVGKVFHQFYGENLFRSDISASVPDLGSILEHNGVSGESEKLAARIFGADRTYYVTNGTSTANKMVFHGCVKSGDLVLLDRNCHKSIIHAVIMTGAIPIYLKSSRNALGIIGPVPVSEFSQESLREKIETCPFLPAGSNPRIKLAVLTNSTYDGLCYNTELVKDMLDGVCDNVLFDEAWYAYARFHDLYRERYGMYQGDADHGLTVFASQSSHKVLAAISQGSMLHIKEGGREFNHDRFNEAYMMHSSTSPLYSIVASLDVAARMMEGGMGKMLVEEALEEAVVFRLKMEHIDQQVRGGGPGGWWFGIWEPDEVFEPDPKKPSARRLVDLGQVDDKRLVADPDCWKLDPSAKWHGFSDISRDYVMLDPLKVTITTPGIGPDGRMTDFGIPAGIVARFLRERGIVVEKTGFYSLLVLFTLGITKGKSGTLLAELFDFREAYDEDFRLSQVFPTLTDQFSVSYSGRTVRDLVQEMHDFLKDKTISSVLTAIFGGLPVQRMLPDEAYGCLVSGEVEEVSISHLAGRISAVTVVPYPPGIPLVMPGEEFGASDSPVLEYLEILQEFHNRFPGFEGEVHGARVRKTESGYFRYSVDCVRR
- a CDS encoding DMT family transporter, yielding MTLVVWSSMEAVSKPLMGLFDPFSLTFCRFLCGILVLVVFAAFRGRLLEFRTLGRRTLLLLCSMGVLNTFLSMSLLQLAVLHATPATAATVFCIHPVIVLAASVALGWERFSWIRTAAFAAAFAGVALVSAAAPGGGLAGPVYALIGAVAFASYTIIGKKVSGVVSPVTANLVSFAAGVAALAVFMAATGRDLVPRDLSGAGTADLLRFAHLGVLVSGAGYLTFFRALKAMPVSAASLIFFLKPVLATGFSAALTGERPSAAFFAGLALVVLSTAVCLIPRRRS